From the genome of Thermodesulfobacteriota bacterium, one region includes:
- the msbA gene encoding lipid A export permease/ATP-binding protein MsbA, with amino-acid sequence MSIYKRLFNLIVPYWKRMAVAMICMVGVALLTSATAYVVKPMLDEVFFKKDMTMIHLIPLAIVFLFLSKGIFYYGYFYLINSVGQKIVADLREAVYRHLNCLSLSYFHRTPTGVLISRVLNDVGMIQGAVSNVVVSTLKDAFTVIGLTFVIFYQDWRLALIAMTIFPAAVIPIVKFGRKLRNISTKSQQIVGDVTVLLHEGITGSRIVKAFTMEEYEIKRFRKQIKRLYDIIMSDVKVKAVAHPLMELLGGIGIAFIVWYGGLQVIKGTSTPGTFFSFLTALIMLYEPVKNLSGANSAIQQGVAGAIRVFDLLDTPPEIRDKEGVVALPPIRQHIEFKNVSFKYDEAVVLRDINLNVRAGEILAIVGISGGGKTTLVNLIPRFYDVTDGAIYIDGTDIRDVTISSLRSQIGIVTQQTILFNDTVRNNIAYGDVRKSEEEIIAAARAAYAYDFIERLPQRWDTAIGEQGVRLSGGERQRISIARALLKNAPILILDEATSSLDTESELEVQKALDNLMQGRTTLVIAHRLSTIRNADRIIVIKDGAIVEEGKHDELLALGGEYRKLHDMQFRDESDLTAESTKDTES; translated from the coding sequence ATGTCAATTTATAAACGTCTATTTAACTTAATCGTTCCTTACTGGAAGAGAATGGCCGTAGCCATGATCTGCATGGTGGGAGTGGCCCTTCTTACCTCGGCCACGGCCTATGTAGTAAAGCCCATGCTGGATGAAGTCTTCTTTAAGAAAGACATGACCATGATCCATTTGATTCCGCTGGCCATAGTTTTTCTTTTCTTGAGCAAAGGTATTTTTTACTATGGTTATTTTTACCTTATAAACTCCGTGGGACAAAAGATTGTGGCAGATCTCAGGGAAGCGGTATACAGGCACTTAAATTGCCTATCCCTATCCTATTTCCATCGTACGCCAACCGGCGTCCTTATCTCACGAGTTCTAAACGACGTAGGCATGATTCAGGGTGCGGTTTCAAATGTCGTTGTTAGCACGTTAAAAGATGCTTTTACTGTAATCGGATTGACTTTTGTTATCTTTTATCAGGACTGGAGATTGGCGCTTATAGCCATGACGATATTTCCTGCCGCAGTAATTCCTATCGTTAAATTCGGCAGAAAACTACGTAACATCAGCACCAAAAGCCAGCAGATTGTTGGAGATGTAACTGTATTACTGCATGAGGGTATTACCGGCAGTCGTATCGTAAAGGCTTTTACTATGGAAGAGTATGAAATCAAGAGATTCAGAAAGCAGATTAAAAGACTTTACGACATCATTATGAGCGACGTTAAGGTAAAGGCTGTCGCCCATCCCCTTATGGAATTATTGGGTGGTATTGGAATTGCCTTTATAGTGTGGTACGGAGGCTTACAGGTCATAAAAGGCACCTCAACGCCGGGTACATTTTTTTCCTTTCTAACAGCCCTGATAATGCTGTATGAACCGGTGAAAAACCTCAGCGGCGCCAACAGTGCGATACAGCAAGGGGTAGCCGGCGCTATCCGGGTCTTTGACCTTTTAGATACTCCCCCTGAGATAAGAGACAAAGAGGGTGTTGTAGCGCTACCGCCTATCCGGCAGCATATTGAGTTTAAAAATGTATCCTTTAAATATGACGAGGCAGTTGTACTCAGGGATATAAATCTTAATGTGAGGGCCGGTGAAATCCTGGCCATTGTCGGGATTAGCGGCGGAGGCAAGACCACGCTGGTCAACCTTATTCCCCGCTTCTATGACGTAACCGATGGCGCAATTTATATTGACGGCACAGACATCAGAGACGTTACCATCTCTTCCCTCCGTTCCCAAATAGGCATAGTGACCCAGCAGACAATCCTCTTCAATGACACGGTACGTAACAACATAGCCTATGGCGACGTCAGGAAGTCGGAAGAAGAGATAATAGCGGCCGCTCGTGCCGCCTATGCCTACGATTTTATTGAGAGGTTACCTCAGAGATGGGATACCGCAATCGGTGAACAGGGAGTCAGGCTCTCAGGTGGCGAAAGGCAGCGGATTTCCATCGCCAGGGCGCTTCTTAAAAATGCGCCTATTTTAATTCTGGATGAAGCCACATCTTCTTTGGACACTGAGTCTGAACTTGAGGTGCAGAAGGCCCTGGATAATTTGATGCAGGGAAGGACCACCCTGGTAATTGCACATCGGCTCTCCACTATTCGAAATGCCGACCGGATTATCGTCATCAAGGATGGCGCCATCGTAGAAGAAGGAAAACATGATGAGCTTTTGGCCTTGGGCGGCGAATATCGTAAATTGCACGATATGCAGTTCCGGGATGAATCAGATCTCACCGCAGAGAGCACAAAGGATACAGAGAGCTAA
- a CDS encoding 3-deoxy-D-manno-octulosonic acid transferase, translating into MFILYNILQLTFLTICLPIILLKIAFTPKYRQRILNRLGLRPPSMNAVNDSGPRIWIHALSVGEVMSSTAMVRGMRRRFPDWVIIYSTSTATGAGIARQKLGDMVDYLITYPLDLFWSVRQVVKGIRPDLFVLIETDLWPNMLSALSRRGTPIILLNGRISGSSFIRYKRFSLFFGPIFSLIDKIAMQSRADEERMIELGISPRKIYRVGNLKFDQEGVQVGEKETGELRRNLHIPPGSKVVIAGSTHAGEEEIILSAYGKLIFTYPDLFLLMAPRDPGRADEVKRLAQSAGLEAYKRTELPGLPESNTVQVVVLDTLGELSKLYALATVAFIGGSLVPKRGHNVLEVAAHAKPVVFGPHTEDFKEAAAALIKRGGGYMVNSENELVTILELILSNDVLAQKAGERAFQVIEENRGAVEKAVDLISKTITRNPHLATRNS; encoded by the coding sequence ATGTTTATACTGTATAACATCTTACAATTAACGTTCCTTACTATATGTCTGCCAATTATCCTGCTTAAAATAGCTTTTACGCCAAAGTACAGACAGAGGATTTTAAACCGGCTGGGGCTACGCCCCCCTTCCATGAATGCGGTAAATGACTCCGGCCCCAGGATATGGATCCACGCCCTGTCCGTGGGTGAGGTGATGTCTTCAACAGCCATGGTCAGGGGGATGCGGCGGCGATTTCCGGATTGGGTGATAATTTACTCTACCTCCACAGCCACAGGCGCGGGTATCGCGCGGCAAAAACTCGGTGACATGGTCGATTACCTGATTACTTATCCCCTCGACCTGTTCTGGTCGGTGCGGCAGGTAGTTAAAGGCATCAGGCCTGACCTTTTTGTCCTGATTGAGACCGACCTGTGGCCCAATATGCTGAGCGCCCTTTCACGCCGTGGGACACCGATTATTTTGCTTAATGGCCGTATATCCGGGTCTTCTTTTATTCGCTATAAAAGGTTCAGCCTGTTTTTTGGCCCTATTTTTTCTTTAATAGACAAAATTGCCATGCAGTCACGCGCCGACGAAGAAAGGATGATAGAGCTTGGAATAAGTCCCCGGAAGATATACAGGGTCGGTAACCTGAAATTTGATCAGGAAGGCGTTCAGGTCGGAGAAAAGGAGACCGGGGAGTTAAGACGTAATCTGCACATACCTCCTGGAAGTAAAGTCGTTATCGCTGGCAGTACCCACGCAGGAGAAGAGGAGATAATCCTTTCGGCCTATGGTAAGTTAATTTTTACTTATCCTGATCTCTTTCTCTTAATGGCTCCACGAGACCCGGGACGGGCGGACGAGGTGAAGAGGCTGGCCCAATCTGCTGGCCTTGAGGCCTATAAAAGGACTGAACTCCCGGGGTTGCCGGAAAGTAACACGGTTCAGGTAGTTGTTCTTGATACCCTTGGGGAACTTTCGAAATTATATGCCCTGGCCACGGTAGCCTTTATCGGCGGCAGTCTGGTGCCGAAACGGGGACATAACGTCCTGGAGGTCGCTGCCCATGCCAAGCCGGTCGTATTCGGGCCTCACACAGAGGATTTTAAAGAGGCGGCAGCGGCCCTGATAAAAAGGGGTGGTGGCTACATGGTGAATAGTGAAAACGAACTTGTAACTATTTTAGAACTTATCCTGTCTAACGATGTTTTGGCCCAAAAGGCAGGGGAGAGGGCCTTTCAGGTGATTGAGGAAAATAGAGGCGCAGTGGAGAAGGCCGTTGACCTTATTTCCAAGACCATAACTCGCAACCCGCACCTCGCAACTCGTAACT